The proteins below are encoded in one region of Limnohabitans sp. 63ED37-2:
- a CDS encoding type II toxin-antitoxin system Phd/YefM family antitoxin yields MDAMTYSTARANLASVMNRVCEDHEPLIITRNGDQSVVMLSLEDYKALEETAYLLRTPANARRLLAAVGQLHAGQGVERELLK; encoded by the coding sequence ATGGATGCCATGACTTACAGCACCGCACGCGCCAATCTGGCGAGCGTGATGAACCGTGTGTGCGAGGACCACGAGCCCCTGATCATCACCCGCAATGGGGATCAATCGGTGGTGATGCTTTCGCTTGAAGATTACAAGGCGCTTGAAGAGACCGCCTATCTCTTGCGCACGCCTGCCAATGCACGGCGTTTGCTGGCGGCGGTGGGGCAGCTTCATGCGGGGCAGGGCGTTGAACGCGAGTTGCTCAAGTGA
- the tatA gene encoding Sec-independent protein translocase subunit TatA, producing the protein MGTFSIWHWLIVLLIVVMVFGTKKLKNMGSDLGGAVKGFKDGMKEGGNKDEAAAPVAGQVTASTTAQAEKTTIDVEAKTKS; encoded by the coding sequence ATGGGTACTTTTTCCATTTGGCACTGGCTGATCGTGTTGCTGATCGTGGTCATGGTGTTTGGCACCAAAAAGCTCAAAAACATGGGCTCTGACCTGGGTGGCGCTGTCAAAGGCTTCAAAGACGGCATGAAAGAGGGCGGCAACAAGGACGAGGCAGCAGCCCCTGTGGCTGGTCAAGTCACCGCTTCGACCACTGCTCAGGCCGAAAAGACCACGATTGACGTCGAAGCCAAGACCAAGTCTTGA
- the hisI gene encoding phosphoribosyl-AMP cyclohydrolase: MNWLDQIKWDDKGLVPVIAQEKDTGDVLMFAWMNREALQKTAELKRAVYFSRSRNKLWFKGEESGHVQTVHDIRIDCDNDVVLLKITQLGHEPGIACHTGRHSCFFQSLQAEEWQAADPVLKDPETIYK; encoded by the coding sequence ATGAACTGGCTCGATCAAATCAAATGGGACGACAAAGGCTTGGTGCCTGTGATCGCCCAAGAAAAAGACACTGGCGACGTGTTGATGTTCGCCTGGATGAACCGCGAGGCGCTGCAAAAGACGGCCGAGCTGAAAAGGGCGGTGTATTTCAGCCGTTCGCGCAACAAGCTGTGGTTCAAGGGCGAGGAGTCGGGCCATGTGCAGACGGTGCACGACATCCGCATCGATTGCGACAACGATGTGGTGCTGCTCAAAATCACCCAGCTGGGGCATGAGCCCGGCATTGCCTGCCACACGGGCCGCCACAGTTGCTTTTTTCAGAGCTTGCAAGCCGAGGAGTGGCAGGCGGCCGATCCGGTCTTGAAAGACCCCGAAACCATTTACAAGTGA
- a CDS encoding phosphoribosyl-ATP diphosphatase, with translation MSNQDILDRLAAVVESRKPANGGDPEKSYVARLLHKGPDAFLKKIGEEATETVMAAKDVDHGGDKTKLVGEVADLWFHSMIALAHYGLKPADVVNELARREGLSGLEEKALRKVQERERLGE, from the coding sequence ATGAGCAACCAAGACATCCTTGACCGCCTCGCGGCCGTGGTCGAAAGCCGCAAACCCGCCAACGGCGGTGACCCCGAAAAAAGTTATGTGGCCCGTCTCCTGCACAAAGGGCCCGACGCCTTTTTGAAGAAGATCGGTGAAGAAGCCACCGAAACCGTGATGGCCGCCAAAGACGTGGACCATGGCGGGGACAAAACCAAGCTGGTGGGCGAGGTGGCTGATTTGTGGTTCCACAGCATGATCGCGCTGGCACACTATGGCCTGAAACCCGCTGACGTGGTCAATGAACTGGCTCGCCGCGAAGGCCTGAGTGGCCTTGAAGAAAAAGCCCTGCGTAAAGTGCAAGAGCGCGAGCGTTTGGGGGAGTAA
- the tatC gene encoding twin-arginine translocase subunit TatC yields MSDTPSQPEDELKGSEQPFVAHLIELRDRLIWAVAAVALAAAALAIYPGPGELYDILAAPLVVHLPKGATLIATSVISPFMVPLKILLMSAFLIALPVVLYQVWAFVAPGLYSHEKKLVMPLVVSSTLLFFIGVAFCYFFVFGQVFSFIQSFAPKSITAAPDIEAYLSFVLSMFLAFGLAFEVPVAVVVLARMGVVSIQKLKDFRGYFVVLAFVIAAVVTPPDVVSQLALAIPMCLLYEMGIWAAQIFIKHTQAPDAPADAV; encoded by the coding sequence ATGTCCGATACCCCATCTCAGCCCGAAGACGAACTCAAAGGTTCCGAGCAACCTTTTGTGGCGCACCTGATCGAGTTGCGCGACCGCCTGATCTGGGCCGTGGCGGCAGTGGCTTTGGCGGCAGCGGCTTTGGCTATCTACCCCGGCCCCGGCGAGCTGTATGACATTTTGGCGGCCCCCTTGGTGGTGCATTTGCCCAAGGGCGCCACCCTGATCGCCACGTCGGTCATCTCGCCTTTTATGGTGCCGCTCAAAATTTTGCTGATGAGCGCCTTTTTGATCGCCTTGCCCGTGGTGCTTTACCAAGTCTGGGCCTTCGTAGCCCCGGGTTTGTACAGCCACGAGAAAAAGCTGGTCATGCCCTTGGTGGTGTCGAGTACGCTGCTGTTTTTCATCGGCGTTGCGTTTTGTTATTTCTTCGTGTTCGGTCAGGTGTTCAGCTTCATCCAAAGCTTTGCGCCCAAAAGCATCACGGCTGCGCCTGACATCGAGGCCTACCTGAGCTTCGTGTTGTCCATGTTCCTGGCATTCGGCTTGGCGTTTGAGGTGCCAGTGGCTGTGGTTGTGCTGGCGCGTATGGGTGTGGTCAGTATCCAAAAACTCAAGGACTTTCGCGGTTACTTCGTGGTGCTGGCCTTTGTGATCGCTGCTGTGGTCACCCCGCCCGATGTGGTGTCGCAGCTGGCGCTGGCCATTCCCATGTGCCTGCTTTATGAAATGGGCATCTGGGCTGCGCAAATCTTCATCAAGCACACCCAAGCGCCTGATGCGCCGGCCGATGCCGTCTGA
- a CDS encoding TA system antitoxin ParD family protein encodes MAVAIKLSYELVEAAKPYAAAEHRSVPRQIEHWARIGKAVTDNPDMTPRLIQDTVLSREEIKVGLASSYDFD; translated from the coding sequence ATGGCTGTTGCAATCAAACTGTCTTACGAATTGGTCGAAGCCGCCAAACCTTATGCTGCAGCGGAGCACCGTTCGGTACCCCGACAAATTGAGCATTGGGCCCGCATCGGCAAAGCCGTGACCGACAACCCGGACATGACCCCGCGCCTGATCCAAGACACCGTGCTCTCGCGTGAAGAAATCAAAGTAGGACTGGCCTCCTCCTATGATTTCGACTAA
- the hisF gene encoding imidazole glycerol phosphate synthase subunit HisF produces MLAKRIIPCLDVTGGRVVKGVNFVELRDAGDPVEIAARYNEQGADELTFLDITATSDGRDVILHIIEAVASQVFIPLTVGGGVRTVEDVRRLLNAGADKTSFNSAAIANPQVIREASAKYGAQCIVVAIDAKRRSAEDEQRIGTNGLPMGPGWDVYSHGGRKNVGLDAVAWATQMAEYGAGEILLTSMDRDGTKSGFDLQLTRAVSDAVSVPVIASGGVGNLDHLADGVSIGGADAVLAASIFHYGEYTVQQAKERMRERGIPVRL; encoded by the coding sequence ATGCTCGCCAAACGCATCATCCCTTGCCTCGACGTGACCGGCGGTCGCGTGGTCAAGGGCGTCAACTTTGTCGAACTGCGCGACGCCGGAGACCCGGTCGAAATCGCGGCCCGCTACAACGAGCAAGGCGCTGACGAACTCACGTTTTTGGACATCACCGCCACCAGCGACGGGCGCGACGTGATCCTGCACATTATCGAAGCCGTGGCCAGCCAGGTCTTCATCCCACTCACAGTGGGTGGTGGTGTACGCACCGTCGAAGATGTGCGCCGCTTGTTAAACGCGGGCGCTGACAAAACCAGTTTCAACTCGGCCGCCATTGCCAACCCGCAAGTCATCCGCGAAGCGTCTGCCAAATACGGTGCCCAGTGCATCGTGGTCGCCATCGACGCCAAGCGCCGCAGCGCCGAAGACGAACAGCGCATCGGCACTAATGGTTTGCCCATGGGCCCCGGTTGGGACGTGTACAGCCACGGCGGCCGCAAAAACGTGGGCCTGGACGCGGTGGCCTGGGCCACCCAAATGGCCGAGTACGGCGCTGGCGAAATCCTGCTCACCAGCATGGACCGCGACGGCACCAAAAGCGGCTTTGACCTGCAACTGACCCGCGCCGTGAGCGACGCTGTGAGCGTACCTGTCATCGCATCGGGCGGCGTGGGCAACCTCGACCACCTGGCCGACGGCGTGAGCATTGGCGGCGCGGACGCGGTGCTGGCGGCCAGCATCTTCCATTACGGTGAATACACCGTGCAGCAGGCCAAAGAGCGGATGCGGGAGCGGGGGATTCCTGTGCGCTTGTGA
- a CDS encoding Txe/YoeB family addiction module toxin — MKLVFAELAWEDYLYWQKQDRKMVDRINKLIEATTRDPYAGVGKPEPLKHALSGFWSRRINEEHRMVYRVEGDQLQIAQLRLHY; from the coding sequence GTGAAACTCGTTTTTGCCGAGCTGGCCTGGGAGGATTACCTCTATTGGCAAAAGCAAGACCGCAAAATGGTGGACCGCATCAACAAGCTGATCGAGGCCACGACGCGTGATCCTTATGCAGGCGTTGGCAAGCCAGAGCCCTTGAAGCATGCGCTCTCTGGTTTTTGGTCGCGCCGCATCAACGAAGAGCACCGCATGGTCTATCGCGTTGAAGGTGATCAGCTGCAAATTGCCCAATTGAGGCTTCATTACTGA
- the tatB gene encoding Sec-independent protein translocase protein TatB codes for MLDLSFSKMALIGVVALIVIGPEKLPKVARTLGTLLGKAQRYVSDVKAEVNRSMDLEELKKMKETMETAARDVEQTVQTTASDFEKDWSETTAGLTSDLPTIEPPPPYYKRPEKNWRLKRGAVPQWYKARSGVRTKALSGAARVARYRPKPLNSV; via the coding sequence GTGCTGGATTTAAGCTTTTCGAAAATGGCCCTGATTGGGGTCGTGGCGTTGATCGTCATCGGCCCCGAAAAATTGCCCAAAGTGGCCCGCACGCTGGGCACTTTGCTGGGCAAGGCACAGCGCTACGTGTCAGACGTCAAGGCCGAGGTCAACCGGTCCATGGACCTGGAAGAGCTCAAGAAAATGAAAGAGACCATGGAGACGGCGGCCCGCGATGTCGAGCAGACCGTCCAGACCACGGCTTCTGACTTTGAGAAAGACTGGTCCGAGACCACGGCCGGGTTGACCAGCGATCTGCCCACCATCGAGCCGCCACCGCCTTACTACAAACGTCCCGAGAAAAATTGGCGTCTCAAACGTGGCGCTGTGCCCCAGTGGTACAAAGCCCGCTCCGGGGTGCGCACCAAAGCGCTTTCGGGTGCCGCACGCGTGGCCCGTTATCGGCCCAAGCCCCTCAATTCTGTGTGA
- a CDS encoding histidine triad nucleotide-binding protein, producing the protein MTDDHCIFCKIIAGKIPSRKVYEDEHVFAFHDIAPWAPIHFLIIPKLHIPSMMHLAPEHAALMGHMMTLAPKLAAQEGCNPYPDGGFRIVVNNGTEGGQEVHHLHMHVMGGPRPWLRG; encoded by the coding sequence ATGACCGACGACCACTGTATTTTTTGCAAAATCATCGCGGGCAAGATCCCGTCACGCAAGGTCTACGAGGACGAGCATGTGTTTGCTTTCCACGACATCGCGCCTTGGGCACCCATCCATTTCCTGATCATTCCCAAGCTGCACATCCCGTCGATGATGCATCTGGCCCCCGAGCACGCTGCCTTGATGGGTCACATGATGACCCTGGCCCCCAAGCTGGCCGCGCAGGAGGGTTGTAACCCTTATCCGGATGGCGGTTTCCGCATCGTGGTCAACAATGGCACCGAGGGTGGGCAAGAAGTGCACCACCTGCACATGCACGTCATGGGCGGTCCGCGCCCCTGGCTGCGGGGTTGA